One Pecten maximus chromosome 7, xPecMax1.1, whole genome shotgun sequence genomic window carries:
- the LOC117331242 gene encoding classical arabinogalactan protein 9-like, with amino-acid sequence MLLAVPPLLMLLSVPPLLMLLSVPPLLMLLSVPPLLMLLSVPPLLMLLSVPPLLMLLSVPPLLMLLSVPPPPSPGAVGCAPSPDAVGCAPSPDTVVCAPSPDTVVCAPSPDAVVCAPSPDDVVCVPSPDAVVCAPSPDTVVCAPSPDAVVCAPSPDAVVCAPSPDTVVCAPSPDAVVCVPSPDAIVCAPSPDAVGCAPSPDAVGCAPSPDAVGCAPLS; translated from the coding sequence ATGCTGTTGGCTGTCCCCCCTCTCCTGATGCTGTTGTCTGTGCCCCCTCTCCTGATGCTGTTGTCTGTGCCCCCTCTCCTGATGCTGTTGTCTGTGCCCCCTCTCCTGATGCTGTTGTCTGTGCCCCCTCTCCTGATGCTGTTGTCTGTGCCCCCTCTCCTGATGCTGTTGTCTGTGCCCCCTCTCCTGATGCTGTTGTCTGTGCCCCCTCCCCCCTCTCCTGGTGCTGTTGGCTGTGCCCCCTCTCCTGATGCTGTTGGCTGTGCCCCCTCTCctgatactgttgtctgtgccCCCTCTCctgatactgttgtctgtgccCCCTCTCCTGATGCTGTTGTCTGTGCCCCCTCTCCTGATGATGTGGTCTGTGTCCCCTCTCCTGATGCTGTTGTCTGTGCCCCCTCTCctgatactgttgtctgtgccCCCTCTCCTGATGCTGTTGTATGTGCCCCCTCTCCTGATGCTGTTGTCTGTGCCCCCTCTCctgatactgttgtctgtgccCCCTCTCCTGATGCTGTTGTCTGTGTCCCCTCTCCTGATGCTATTGTCTGTGCCCCCTCTCCTGATGCTGTTGGCTGTGCCCCCTCTCCTGATGCTGTTGGCTGTGCCCCCTCTCCTGATGCTGTTGGCTGTGCCCCCCTCTCCTGA